One genomic segment of Candidatus Baltobacteraceae bacterium includes these proteins:
- the queA gene encoding tRNA preQ1(34) S-adenosylmethionine ribosyltransferase-isomerase QueA, which yields MDELSRTRAPATVERIDSLTSAYDFELDPELVAQSPPQRRDASRLMVLPRSGAIEHRHFSDLPAYLREGDVLVLNETRVIAARLHGRRALTGGSVELLLLHPAESMRYDPHALRWVALARPARRLRRGERIVFDPFGSAEIVGELPDGAREVAFELDVPFERFLERAGTLPLPPYIHNESAEAQQRYQTVFALVPGSVAAPTASLHFTRELLERIASAGVEIVRIVLDVGLGTFRPIATDRIDEHAMHAEAYTIPAQAATAIERARAEGRRIVAAGTTVVRALEGNIQTHGRIVPGDGVTELFISPGFAFAAVDVMITNFHLPRSSLLVLVSAFAGRERVLSAYRGAVERRYRFFSFGDAMLVERAR from the coding sequence ATTGACGAACTTTCTCGAACTCGAGCGCCAGCGACTGTCGAGCGGATAGACTCACTCACCAGCGCGTACGACTTCGAGCTCGATCCCGAACTCGTCGCACAGAGTCCGCCGCAACGCCGCGACGCGAGCCGCCTGATGGTGCTCCCTCGCAGCGGCGCCATCGAACACCGCCATTTTTCCGACTTGCCCGCGTATCTGCGCGAGGGCGACGTGCTCGTGCTCAACGAGACGCGCGTTATCGCCGCCCGATTGCACGGGCGGCGCGCCCTCACCGGCGGAAGCGTCGAGCTGTTGCTGCTGCATCCCGCGGAGTCGATGCGCTACGATCCGCACGCGCTACGCTGGGTCGCGCTGGCGCGCCCGGCGCGACGGCTGCGTCGTGGCGAACGGATCGTCTTCGACCCGTTCGGTTCGGCCGAGATCGTCGGCGAGCTCCCGGACGGAGCGCGCGAGGTCGCCTTCGAGCTCGACGTCCCGTTCGAACGGTTCCTCGAGCGGGCCGGCACGTTGCCGCTGCCGCCCTACATCCATAACGAAAGTGCCGAAGCGCAGCAGCGCTATCAAACCGTCTTCGCGCTTGTGCCCGGCAGCGTCGCCGCCCCGACGGCGTCGCTCCACTTCACCCGCGAACTGCTCGAACGTATCGCGTCGGCCGGCGTTGAGATCGTGCGGATCGTGCTCGACGTCGGCTTGGGTACGTTCAGACCGATCGCCACCGATCGCATCGACGAGCACGCGATGCACGCCGAGGCCTACACGATCCCCGCACAGGCCGCCACGGCGATCGAACGGGCTCGCGCGGAGGGCCGGCGGATCGTCGCGGCGGGCACGACGGTGGTCCGCGCGCTGGAAGGCAACATCCAAACGCACGGCCGAATCGTTCCAGGAGATGGTGTTACGGAACTCTTCATCAGTCCCGGCTTCGCATTTGCCGCCGTCGACGTCATGATTACCAACTTTCATTTGCCGCGGTCGAGCCTGCTGGTGCTGGTCAGCGCCTTCGCGGGCCGCGAACGCGTTCTGTCGGCATATCGCGGAGCGGTCGAGCGCCGTTACCGGTTTTTTTCGTTCGGCGACGCTATGCTGGTGGAACGCGCGAGATGA
- a CDS encoding SpoIID/LytB domain-containing protein yields MQRKAFLALTTGAAFAPVTALAQSDADPAITSTSPALRVLLGPGDVQPGPQGSFTFNGNLYRGDFQHTPGGIVNLVDIEQYLYSVVPREMSPGWPAAALQAQAVCARTYVLQRSNPRRAYDLVPSELDQVYRGMAGESPGGRDAVDATAGQVLHYDNVYASVAYSSCCGGHTEASSDAWGSVPVPYLGGVPCTYCSASPNYRWTSQLFLNDVGDRFGNQLAPFGALRDVRIAATDPSGRARAFELLAERGSINVKGSTFRIAVGPRVLRSLLIGTFRLDGPSETLAVEGAGLGHGVGLCQWGARGMALAGRSAREILALYFPGTQVS; encoded by the coding sequence GTGCAGCGCAAGGCGTTTCTTGCTTTGACGACCGGTGCGGCGTTTGCGCCTGTGACGGCGCTGGCGCAAAGTGACGCGGATCCCGCGATCACCTCGACGTCGCCCGCGTTACGCGTGTTGTTGGGACCCGGTGACGTCCAACCCGGCCCGCAAGGCAGCTTTACCTTCAACGGCAACCTCTATCGGGGCGATTTTCAACACACGCCCGGCGGTATCGTCAACCTCGTCGACATCGAGCAGTACCTTTATTCGGTCGTGCCGCGAGAAATGTCGCCGGGCTGGCCGGCGGCCGCGCTGCAAGCGCAGGCCGTTTGCGCGCGCACGTACGTCTTGCAGCGCAGCAATCCGCGGCGTGCGTACGATCTCGTCCCTTCCGAGCTCGATCAGGTGTATCGGGGAATGGCGGGTGAGTCGCCCGGCGGTAGAGATGCCGTCGACGCCACCGCCGGTCAAGTATTGCATTACGACAACGTCTACGCATCGGTTGCGTATTCGTCGTGCTGCGGCGGCCACACCGAAGCGTCGTCCGACGCGTGGGGAAGCGTCCCCGTGCCGTATCTCGGCGGCGTGCCCTGCACGTACTGCAGCGCGTCGCCGAACTACCGCTGGACGTCGCAACTGTTCTTGAACGACGTCGGCGATCGCTTCGGCAATCAGCTCGCGCCGTTCGGCGCGCTGCGCGACGTTCGTATCGCCGCGACGGATCCGAGCGGCCGCGCGCGCGCCTTCGAGTTGCTCGCCGAACGAGGAAGCATTAACGTCAAAGGCAGCACGTTCCGCATCGCGGTGGGTCCGCGCGTCCTGCGCAGCCTCCTGATCGGCACGTTCCGCCTCGACGGACCGTCCGAAACGTTGGCCGTGGAAGGTGCCGGTCTCGGACACGGGGTAGGCTTGTGTCAATGGGGCGCCCGCGGAATGGCGCTCGCCGGTCGTTCGGCGCGCGAAATTCTTGCGTTATATTTCCCAGGAACGCAAGTGAGCTGA
- the ruvC gene encoding crossover junction endodeoxyribonuclease RuvC yields MRILGVDPALRTTGYGVIERSSRRVRLVEAGVVTPRNGGTLEERLRELHAAIVEVIEQTHPSVVVIEELYTTYKNPRTAILMGHARGVLCLASAQAGIAVHTLGHAHVKRALVGSGAARKEQVGAMVAQLLGLRALPKPHDVSDALALALAFDNICSHA; encoded by the coding sequence TTGCGAATACTCGGTGTCGATCCCGCTTTGCGAACGACCGGCTACGGCGTGATCGAGCGCTCCTCCCGGCGCGTGCGTTTGGTCGAAGCCGGCGTCGTCACGCCGCGCAACGGGGGGACGCTCGAGGAGCGGCTTCGGGAGCTGCACGCTGCGATCGTCGAAGTGATCGAACAGACGCATCCCTCGGTCGTCGTCATCGAAGAACTCTACACGACCTACAAAAATCCCCGCACCGCCATTCTCATGGGTCATGCGCGCGGCGTGCTCTGTCTTGCCAGCGCACAAGCCGGCATCGCGGTGCACACGCTCGGACACGCGCACGTCAAACGCGCCCTCGTCGGATCGGGTGCTGCGCGTAAAGAGCAGGTCGGCGCCATGGTTGCGCAGCTGCTCGGACTTCGCGCGCTTCCCAAACCGCACGACGTGTCCGATGCACTCGCGCTCGCGCTGGCGTTCGATAACATATGTTCTCACGCATAA
- the ruvA gene encoding Holliday junction branch migration protein RuvA yields MFSRINGALVERTFDGAVVEAGGLAYEVTLPPCVAEKVTTVAGEPVALEIYAVLNMDGNSGRFTFYGFTNAIERDFFEALLTVASIGPRSAARAFSQPMSAIAGAIDRGDHAFLKSLPGVGQQKARDIVAKLQGKVTKFLLIQDAPPIAPAPMPDFAGEALAVLLQLEYKRGEAEAMVRETLESDGKIGDAETLLAQIYRRRAAKKSGT; encoded by the coding sequence ATGTTCTCACGCATAAACGGCGCGCTCGTCGAGCGTACGTTCGACGGCGCCGTCGTCGAAGCCGGCGGTTTAGCCTACGAGGTCACGTTACCACCGTGCGTTGCCGAAAAAGTGACGACCGTTGCGGGCGAGCCGGTAGCGCTCGAGATCTACGCGGTGCTGAACATGGACGGCAACAGCGGGCGTTTCACTTTTTACGGTTTCACCAACGCGATCGAACGCGATTTCTTTGAAGCGCTGCTCACCGTCGCATCGATCGGTCCACGTTCGGCGGCGCGAGCATTTTCGCAGCCGATGTCCGCGATTGCGGGCGCGATCGATCGCGGCGATCACGCGTTCCTGAAGAGCCTTCCGGGCGTCGGCCAGCAGAAAGCGCGCGACATCGTCGCCAAGCTGCAGGGGAAGGTGACGAAGTTTCTCTTGATTCAAGACGCGCCGCCGATTGCGCCCGCACCAATGCCGGACTTTGCCGGCGAAGCCCTAGCCGTGCTTCTGCAGCTGGAATATAAACGCGGGGAAGCCGAAGCGATGGTGCGCGAAACCCTTGAGTCAGACGGCAAGATCGGCGACGCCGAAACGCTGCTCGCGCAGATATACCGCCGCCGCGCGGCGAAGAAGAGCGGCACGTGA
- a CDS encoding PilZ domain-containing protein — MTDRSGKSAPSSKKDEGDDKRYNLRLRKYIDVVVEDPLSAMLFRGAVADISPTGMRVIADQYLPVGSKYTFTMKRNPFLRLRGQVRWIRAFTGETYQVGVLIVEATEDDRKRLTNFLELERQRLSSG; from the coding sequence ATGACTGACCGATCCGGAAAATCCGCCCCGAGCTCCAAAAAAGACGAAGGCGACGATAAGCGTTACAACCTTCGCTTGCGCAAGTACATCGACGTCGTCGTCGAGGATCCGCTTTCGGCAATGCTCTTCCGCGGAGCCGTCGCGGACATCTCGCCGACCGGCATGCGCGTGATCGCCGACCAGTATCTCCCGGTCGGCTCGAAGTACACCTTCACGATGAAGCGCAATCCGTTCTTACGGTTGCGCGGGCAAGTGCGCTGGATACGCGCGTTTACCGGTGAGACGTATCAAGTCGGCGTGCTCATCGTCGAAGCCACCGAAGACGACCGCAAGCGATTGACGAACTTTCTCGAACTCGAGCGCCAGCGACTGTCGAGCGGATAG
- the ruvB gene encoding Holliday junction branch migration DNA helicase RuvB, producing MNDSNARKKLLGPDDVAVPERVVDPTDSLEDEVYGASLRPHSFEDYVGQERVVENLRIAIDAAKRRGEPLEHVLFYGPPGLGKTTLAGLIARAVGANFRPTSGPTLEKPKDLVGVLTALEEGDVFFVDEIHRLGRVVEEFLYPAMEDFQIDFVVDRGAYAKTLKLPLKRFTLVGATTRAGMLTAPLRERFGIIHHLDFYSVEELERIVHRSAGVLGVPIDNEGCQTIAARSRGTPRIANRLLRRVRDYAEVRAEGHITQAVADEALEREGVDTLGLDRLDRAFLRTLVETYGGGPAGIGAIAASLTEDAETLEDVVEPYLLKEGFVVRTASGRKATPLAYRHLGVSGGTPVQERFL from the coding sequence GTGAACGACAGCAACGCGCGCAAGAAGCTCTTGGGGCCCGACGACGTCGCGGTGCCCGAGCGCGTCGTCGATCCGACCGACTCCCTCGAAGACGAGGTCTACGGTGCGAGTTTGCGCCCACACTCGTTCGAAGATTACGTCGGACAAGAGCGCGTCGTCGAAAACCTGCGCATCGCTATCGACGCCGCCAAGCGGCGCGGCGAGCCGCTCGAGCACGTGCTGTTTTACGGGCCGCCGGGACTGGGCAAAACGACGCTCGCGGGATTGATCGCGCGCGCGGTTGGTGCGAACTTTCGACCCACGAGCGGCCCGACGCTGGAAAAGCCCAAAGATCTCGTCGGCGTTCTCACCGCGCTCGAAGAAGGCGACGTGTTTTTCGTCGATGAGATCCATCGCCTCGGACGTGTGGTCGAAGAATTTCTCTATCCGGCGATGGAGGATTTTCAAATCGATTTCGTCGTCGATCGGGGGGCCTACGCTAAGACGCTGAAGCTGCCGCTCAAACGATTCACGCTCGTCGGCGCAACCACGCGCGCCGGTATGTTGACCGCACCGCTGCGCGAGCGCTTCGGCATCATCCATCACCTCGACTTTTACTCAGTCGAAGAGCTCGAGCGGATCGTGCACCGCTCGGCCGGCGTCCTCGGCGTCCCGATCGACAACGAGGGCTGTCAGACGATCGCCGCGCGCAGTCGCGGAACGCCGCGGATCGCCAATCGTTTGCTGCGCCGCGTGCGCGACTATGCCGAAGTTCGCGCCGAAGGCCATATCACGCAAGCCGTCGCCGACGAGGCGCTCGAGCGCGAAGGCGTCGATACGCTCGGTCTCGATCGCCTCGATCGCGCCTTCTTGCGCACCTTGGTCGAAACGTACGGAGGCGGCCCGGCCGGCATCGGCGCGATCGCCGCGTCGCTCACCGAAGACGCCGAAACACTCGAAGACGTCGTCGAGCCGTATCTGCTCAAAGAAGGCTTCGTCGTTCGCACGGCAAGCGGAAGAAAGGCGACCCCCCTGGCGTACCGTCATCTCGGGGTTTCCGGCGGCACGCCGGTACAAGAGCGGTTTTTGTAG